The Paralichthys olivaceus isolate ysfri-2021 chromosome 9, ASM2471397v2, whole genome shotgun sequence genome contains a region encoding:
- the LOC109648268 gene encoding uncharacterized protein, which produces MCTNMRPDSLNLESQLLSIMDVLVKAAVAEISQLFSESAASLRLHLTQSLKENEALRMRMKVTRSELFSLRLQTRSNRPASRFSSIRGNAPKPRSRSHVIIKPLMLQKAVGEAASVSLQSDNKISSGTQVQCADVESPDVILIKDEDDVGGCGPAVGRDDFRGHRPQEGVTTETQKLDSPGSSCLTSDSEELRIVSVHSGGEVPLQGESDTLFTASELQAFSSLSPDHSITHDGLLNFTTGANDGVSMRLMQDKSVGLLDRNHSTQMASTALSSAIKTIVGADGQVGHPSHISQFSQQHNIFPHSVSKSLDCSFCGERFLSREDLIVHRASHTGESPVVCSLCGKSFVNKTTLGIHMRIHTGEKPYACPQCGKRFTQNGSLKIHLRTHSGEKPYTCNQCTASFNNPSNLRRHMITHNTNGVL; this is translated from the exons ATGTGCACGAACATGCGGCCGGACAGCCTGAACCTGGAGTCGCAGCTTCTGTCCATCATGGACGTGCTGGTGAAGGCGGCGGTGGCCGAAATCAGTCAGCTGTTCTCGGAGAGCGCGGCGTCTCTCCGCCTGCACCTCACCCAGAGCCTGAAGGAGAACGAGGcgctgaggatgaggatgaaggtGACGAGGAGCGAGCTGTTCTCCCTCCGGCTGCAGACCAGGAGCAACCGACCGGCGAGCCGCTTCTCCTCGATCCGAGGAAACGCCCCCAAACCGCGGAGCAGATCTCACG tCATCATTAAGCCTCTGATGCTTCAAAAAGCTGTTGGGGAagctgcttctgtttctctACAGTCAGACAACAAGATTTCCTCTGGCACCCAAGTGCAG TGTGCAGATGTGGAGAGTCCAGATGTGATCCTGATTAAAGATGAGGATGACGTTGGAGGATGTGGACCAGCTGTAG GTCGGGACGACTTCAGAGGCCATCGTCCACAGGAAGGTGTTACCACAGAGACTCAGAAGTTAGACTCTCCCGGTTCCTCCTGCCTTACAAGTGATAGTGAGGAGCTGAGAATCGTGAGTGTTCACAGTGGAGGAGAAGTGCCTCTGCAGGGCGAGAGTGACACCCTCTTCACTGCCTCTGAACTTCAGGCTTTTAGCTCTCTGTCTCCAGACCACAGCATCACCCATGATGGTCTCCTCAATTTTACCACTGGTGCCAATGATGGTGTCTCAATGAGACTGATGCAGGATAAGAGTGTTGGACTGTTGGATCGAAATCATTCCACTCAAATGGCTTCAACAGCATTGAGTTCTGCGATAAAAACAATAGTCGGAGCCGATGGTCAAGTGGGACACCCGAGTCATATCAGCCAGTTCTCCCAGCAGCATAACATCTTCCCTCACAGTGTCAGCAAATCCCTTGACTGCAGCTTCTGTGGCGAGCGCTTCCTCAGCCGCGAAGACCTGATCGTTCACCGGGCGAGTCACACCGGGGAGTCGCCTGTCGTCTGTAGCTTGTGCGGCAAGTCGTTCGTCAACAAAACCACGCTGGGCATCCACATGCGCATTCACACCGGTGAGAAGCCGTACGCGTGTCCGCAGTGTGGGAAGCGCTTCACGCAGAACGGCAGCCTGAAGATCCACCTAAGGACTCACTCCGGAGAGAAGCCGTACACCTGCAACCAGTGCACCGCCAGCTTCAACAACCCCAGCAACCTGCGCAGACACATgataacacacaacacaaacggGGTGCTCTGA
- the LOC109628820 gene encoding uncharacterized protein — MLTLQFFLGASLWALLIVDMCCGPVKKGFNPGASSRGSYMYPSPHSNQRVPSSLYSPGNVPEGAYPEEDAAPSLPMSEPEPELAASAGSGSSSRPVQFTGSAARRNPAGPTQSGAGVQSAPKEINWLVAPPVFGDEETPDVESSSEIYVSPPLRPAYQAGELSHYEKSTESGNYQSETEEQASLPPPPEPKYAYMIPLPRDESREESYISPPQPGIGPARGWIVYPYYDYRFLTGNYPTGTFSQFSSSFEQGNDNWKDAHYVRDYLPYRAPSQLVNTPTEFEAPLTTEALKAPAKGVSKRGGAAAAVRSASSRKTAMRPPFERYG, encoded by the exons ATGTTGACTCTGCAATTCTTCTTGGG gGCTTCCCTCTGGGCTCTGCTGATTGTGGACATGTGCTGCGGCcctgtcaagaaag GCTTTAATCCTGGTGCATCCTCTCGTGGGAGTTACATGTATCCAAGTCCTCACTCTAACCAGAGGGTGCCTTCCAGCCTGTATTCACCTGGAAATGTGCCTGAAGGTGCTTATCCTGAGGAAGATGCTGCACCATCTTTGCCTATGTCAGAACCGGAGCCTGAGCTAGCTGCATCTGCTGGCTCTGGTTCTTCTTCCAGACCTGTTCAGTTCACAGGCAGTGCAGCGAGGAGAAATCCTGCAGGCCCAACACAGTCAGGAGCTGGAGTTCAATCTGCCCCAAAAG AGATCAACTGGCTTGTTGCACCTCCTGTCTTTGGTGATGAGGAAACCCCAGATGTTGAATCCAGCAGTGAAATTTATGTGAGTCCCCCTCTTCGACCAGCGTACCAGGCAGGGGAGCTGTCCCATTATGAAAAAAGCACTGAGAGCGGCAACTACCAGTCGGAGACTGAGGAGCAAGCCTCCCTGCCACCACCTCCTGAACCAAAGTATGCTTACATGATTCCTCTCCCTCGGGATGAATCTCGTGAAGAAAGCTACATCAGCCCACCGCAGCCAGGCATTGGACCTGCTAGAGGCTGGATCGTTTATCCTTACTATGACTACAGGTTCCTGACTGGCAACTATCCAACTGGCACATTCAGTCAGTTCAGTAGCAGCTTTGAGCAGGGGAATGACAACTGGAAAGATGCTCACTATGTGAGAGATTACCTTCCCTACCGTGCTCCCTCACAGCTAGTCAACACTCCCACTGAGTTTGAAGCCCCTCTGACCACTGAGGCTCTTAAGGCTCCTGCAAAGGGTGTCTCTAAACgtggtggtgcagcagcagctgtccgATCCGCTTCTTCCCGTAAAACTGCCATGCGACCACCTTTTGAAAGATATGGTTAG
- the smtnl1 gene encoding smoothelin-like 1, producing the protein MDGESPSQETSEATETTNQSDTNNNNNRTDEPEPEGNRDTAMERSDMETAEDQGSMEDTVPQKKGGDEEEASAEDTDKPQTITKSEEGDAEEAEPDKDQASTDVKDPEVINREKEEEGDVERNKKGAQQVEEVKTEKDGEELKDKEEEKSKTGEKAKEEETDVSGKAAKEAEKKKTVKEAEVETKDKGKIKEVEKQGKPKRKSGAASSSVSRPRPSARSVRATTNKTIIAKFEQGSPETPVPRNFKIQRSSAAVATGASIKQKMLQWCRNKTRNHEGVNIENFSSSWCDGMAFCALIHRFFPDAFDYSSLSPKEREKNFTLAFQTAESLADCCPLLEVSDMLMMGNHPDPMCVFTYVQSLCHSLSKIEKERKDKEKEEKEKSSNEGEEKDKGDDVAGEVLTEKDGDESADNGRVEGPEEKEGESAEPEVTGEEEEDALKSCEVVEGGGALVEAES; encoded by the exons ATGGATGGAGAATCACCGAGCCAGGAGACGTCTGAGGCAACAGAGACGACTAATCAGAGTGAcaccaacaacaataacaaccgG ACCGATGAGCCAGAGCCAGAGGGGAATAGAGACACAGCGATGGAGCGCTCAGATATGGAGACAGCAGAAGATCAAGGGTCAATGGAGGATACAGTTCCACAAAAGAAAGgaggtgatgaggaggaggccaGTGCTGAAGACACGGACAAACCCCAGACAATAACAAAGTCTGAAGAGGGTGACGCTGAAGAGGCTGAACCAGATAAAGACCAAGCATCTACTGATGTGAAGGACCCAGAAGtgataaacagagaaaaagaagaggagggagacgtgGAAAGAAATAAGAAAGGAGCACAGCAGGTGGAAGAGGTCAAGACCgagaaagacggagaggagctaaaggacaaagaagaggagaagagtaaAACGGGGGAAAAGgcaaaggaagaggagacagatgtGAGTGGGAAAGCAGCAAAggaagcagagaagaaaaaaactgtcaaagaaGCAGAGGTAGAGACGAAAGACAAAGGAAAGATAAAAGAAGTAGAAAAGCAAGGGAAGCCCAAGAGAAAGAGtggagctgcttcctcctctgtctccagaCCGAGGCCCTCTGCACGCTCTGTTAGAGCAACCACTAATAAAACCATAATAGCTAAGTTTGAACAAGGTTCACCAGA GACACCGGTACCACGCAACTTCAAAATTCAGAGATCGTCTGCAGCCGTGGCCACAGGAGCTTCAATCAAACAGAAGATGCTTCAGTGGTGCCGCAACAAAACCCGAAACCATGAG GGCGTCAACATAGAAAACTTCTCATCGTCTTGGTGCGACGGGATGGCTTTCTGTGCTCTGATCCACCGTTTCTTTCCAGATGCTTTTGACTACAGCTCCCTCAGTCcaaaggagagggagaaaaacttCACTCTGGCCTTCCAAACTGCTGA GTCACTGGCTgactgctgccccctgctggaagTGTCTGACATGCTCATGATGGGTAACCACCCCGAccccatgtgtgtgttcacatatgtCCAGTCCCTCTGCCACAGTCTGTCcaaaatagagaaagagagaaaggacaaagaaaaggaggagaaagagaagtcTAGtaatgagggagaggagaaagataAAGGAGATGATGTAGCAGGAGAGGTGTTGACGGAGAAGGATGGAGACGAGTCTGCTGACAACGGAAGGGTGGAAGGCccagaggaaaaagagggtGAAAGTGCTGAGCCAGAGGTGActggcgaggaggaggaggatgctcTGAAAAGCTGCGAGGTGGTGGAAGGTGGAGGAGCATTAGTGGAGGCAGAGTCGTAG